One window of Streptomyces sp. NBC_00273 genomic DNA carries:
- a CDS encoding FG-GAP-like repeat-containing protein, translating to MISTALAGGSLAAAPIAMAAPPVPSGPKSDSRPTSVRQAEELESAKRSAKKSGKRVEVVSGRTETDELYANPDGTMTLDRALFPVRVRQGAALVAVDATLQVKAQGRIAPKAARTDVTFSGGGSGPLAVMRENGREIQLSWPAKLPAPKLSGDTAVYPEVLPGVDLAVKATADSFSHSLVVKSAEAAKNPALAKIDFGFKGMGLTVKAEPDGRLRALDPTGRSVFSTPEPAMWDSSATQPVGASGPGQKPPEAKVPAEGKTAGIKNGVPAARSLASSASDATAPPAAPTPRPLDDVLSGTTEGSKQADLGVELHGETLSLKTDAALLKAPDTVFPVVIDPKWAPDAARNAWSLAYKNTGISGSADMVFWNGGSTMKEFARVGVAKDNKGNTASSNSYFRVGTSNLQGKQILESVMRIKQQYAGSWSCNSGDVELFDIGPDLPNNITWNRQPANRGTVDRSGQSFGGRNCPNANDGLIEFDVLPAVSKAAANNWGTWSFGLRSVSNAVDTSWRKFDPNSARVSTRYNTAPAKPSDLATNPSVACTGGVFGLTSEVELRARVHDDEDNNLRAYFEWGKAGAAASGSQHVDVSSDGTAVVRINASTLDGSYWWKVATTDWTANSPTSDQCAFTIDRSRPSELPSVSSVEFPPTGSDKPSKPARTNGTFIFDTNGVDDVTGYVWWSDQDSTFRQVKATRKGGPSEPVTFKPYSAGPQYLYVRSVDAAGNQSDQYAYHFQPERTPGPDKPGDLNGDATVDLWAVDPSTGTLRTYPWQRDGATGGTLGAGVPAAQSSFASSVITHRGSWNTEDGYEDLIALRPSAQNPQEKELWLYKNDGSGRLRGDSSSFQFSVYDETNRLWTNADQVLAIASTNDDNNDLVINEADDPDLLIRKDGQLYLFFGSRADSHLDGITPVPLGNADWQNMTLSVPGDLNGDGLSEIWARDKITGKVHQYTSRKSTDEFGGVSADLTVYADAAVRTSSLGTVPAGTYPMPLSNGDFESDGFADLYALSTDGLLYEFPGRAMQNGSAFGEPRLLAKIGTPWNECEAIEGTHTGGKRSLCGPVLAKFKALGGLTFGHPTSDVVVTPDGKGRYIHLKNSGGTEDRSIYWSPETGAWSIQGGIRNKWSEMLRESGTLGYPTSDEMVTPGGTGWVNTFSKNGAKSALYCSTATGSQPVRGAIYESFLRLGGVSVFGFPMDAEAPTSPKAGAHQHFKAVGASAVTTTFFWSSSTGAWPVSNANRTKYSAENSENGWLGFPTSAEYGTNNASIRSDFEGGYIKWNRRSYTTTAHKPNDRTAHLRTDLGGDVNGDKRSDLVTVYDYGNETTGLYVLDAKQDGGLAEPRELWTSGAGNFNAGNAKWATGDFNGDKRTDVAALYAYGDGRNALFTWFSTPDGGLTTPGTPLQIPSGKWDWNKVAVLAGDFDGDKRADVAVVHDHGGGSTGTTTFTSKPDGTFNAGLDSWRSASGWHNAAAQYQVVDSNGDGRSDIAAVYFNGTVETAMWTFKAKADGGFEAPFKSWSATGQAFQSARIESTGGDYNGDGRGDLAIVYDYSGATGTHTFTAKPDGGFNVPLASWKSGDGNWWAISSGAPISGDTDGDGRADIVMMYNYAAGDTRAFTLTSRPDGGFDGVRASWYAAPGMW from the coding sequence GTGATATCCACCGCCCTGGCCGGCGGATCGCTGGCAGCGGCCCCCATAGCAATGGCCGCACCACCAGTACCTTCTGGCCCTAAATCAGATAGCCGGCCCACTAGCGTGCGGCAGGCGGAGGAGCTCGAGTCGGCGAAGAGGTCGGCGAAGAAGTCGGGGAAGCGCGTCGAAGTCGTCAGTGGGCGCACCGAGACCGATGAGCTCTATGCCAATCCCGACGGCACCATGACACTGGACCGGGCGTTGTTCCCGGTCCGGGTGCGGCAGGGAGCTGCCCTCGTCGCCGTCGATGCCACCCTCCAGGTGAAGGCGCAGGGCCGCATCGCCCCCAAGGCGGCCCGTACGGATGTGACCTTCTCCGGCGGCGGCTCCGGTCCGCTCGCCGTCATGCGCGAGAACGGCCGTGAGATCCAGTTGAGTTGGCCGGCCAAGCTGCCCGCGCCAAAGCTCTCCGGGGACACCGCCGTGTACCCGGAAGTACTGCCGGGCGTCGACCTCGCGGTCAAGGCCACTGCGGACTCTTTCAGTCACTCGCTGGTCGTCAAGTCTGCCGAGGCGGCTAAGAACCCCGCTCTCGCGAAGATCGACTTCGGCTTCAAGGGTATGGGCTTGACGGTCAAAGCCGAGCCTGACGGCCGGCTGCGCGCCCTCGACCCGACGGGTCGGTCCGTCTTTTCGACGCCCGAGCCCGCCATGTGGGACTCCTCCGCCACACAACCTGTCGGGGCCTCGGGACCCGGCCAGAAACCCCCCGAGGCGAAGGTGCCGGCTGAGGGCAAGACCGCCGGTATCAAGAACGGCGTCCCCGCTGCCCGGAGCCTTGCCTCATCGGCATCCGACGCGACGGCGCCGCCGGCCGCCCCCACCCCGCGCCCTCTGGACGACGTACTGTCCGGCACGACCGAGGGGTCCAAGCAGGCCGACCTCGGTGTCGAACTACACGGTGAGACACTCTCTCTGAAGACGGACGCCGCCCTACTGAAGGCACCGGACACCGTGTTCCCGGTAGTCATCGACCCCAAGTGGGCCCCTGACGCAGCACGGAACGCCTGGTCCCTCGCCTACAAGAACACCGGCATCAGCGGTAGCGCCGACATGGTGTTCTGGAACGGCGGGTCGACGATGAAGGAATTCGCCCGCGTAGGCGTCGCCAAGGACAACAAAGGCAACACCGCATCGAGCAACTCATACTTCCGGGTCGGCACCAGCAACCTCCAGGGCAAGCAGATCCTGGAATCCGTCATGCGGATCAAGCAGCAGTACGCCGGTTCCTGGTCCTGCAACTCCGGCGATGTCGAGCTGTTCGACATCGGCCCTGACCTGCCGAACAACATCACCTGGAACCGTCAGCCCGCCAACAGGGGCACCGTGGACCGCTCCGGCCAATCCTTCGGCGGACGCAACTGCCCCAACGCCAACGACGGCCTGATCGAGTTCGACGTTCTGCCCGCAGTCAGCAAGGCAGCAGCCAACAACTGGGGCACTTGGTCCTTCGGCCTGCGCTCGGTCTCGAACGCTGTCGATACCTCCTGGCGCAAGTTCGACCCGAACTCAGCGCGCGTCTCCACCCGCTACAACACCGCACCGGCAAAGCCTTCGGACCTCGCCACCAACCCCTCCGTGGCCTGCACCGGCGGCGTCTTCGGTCTGACCAGCGAAGTCGAGCTCCGCGCCCGCGTGCACGACGACGAGGACAACAACCTTCGCGCATACTTCGAATGGGGCAAGGCCGGCGCCGCAGCTTCCGGGTCGCAGCACGTGGACGTCAGCAGCGACGGAACCGCCGTCGTCCGGATCAACGCTTCGACACTGGACGGCTCGTACTGGTGGAAAGTTGCCACAACGGACTGGACAGCCAATAGTCCGACGTCAGACCAGTGTGCGTTCACCATCGATCGCTCCAGGCCCTCCGAACTGCCCTCCGTCAGCTCAGTAGAATTCCCGCCAACCGGCAGCGACAAGCCCAGCAAACCAGCCCGCACCAACGGCACCTTCATCTTCGACACGAACGGCGTTGACGACGTAACCGGCTACGTGTGGTGGTCCGACCAGGACAGCACTTTCCGCCAGGTCAAGGCCACCAGGAAGGGCGGCCCGTCCGAGCCTGTGACCTTCAAGCCCTACAGCGCCGGTCCCCAGTACCTCTACGTTCGCAGCGTCGACGCGGCCGGCAACCAGTCGGACCAGTACGCCTACCACTTCCAGCCCGAACGCACCCCCGGCCCGGACAAGCCCGGCGACCTCAACGGTGACGCCACCGTCGACCTGTGGGCCGTGGACCCGAGCACCGGAACCCTTCGCACCTACCCGTGGCAGCGGGACGGTGCGACCGGCGGCACCCTCGGCGCGGGCGTCCCTGCCGCACAGAGCAGCTTTGCCAGCTCCGTCATCACCCACCGCGGCAGTTGGAACACCGAAGACGGCTACGAGGACCTCATCGCACTGCGCCCCAGCGCGCAGAACCCGCAGGAGAAGGAACTCTGGCTTTACAAGAACGACGGATCCGGCCGCTTGCGCGGTGACTCAAGTTCCTTCCAGTTCAGCGTCTACGACGAGACCAACCGCCTGTGGACCAATGCCGACCAGGTACTGGCAATCGCCAGCACCAACGACGACAACAACGATCTGGTCATCAACGAGGCCGACGACCCTGACCTCCTCATTCGCAAGGACGGTCAGCTGTATCTCTTCTTCGGCTCCCGGGCGGACAGCCACCTGGACGGCATCACCCCCGTCCCCCTGGGTAACGCCGACTGGCAGAACATGACCCTGTCAGTTCCCGGCGACCTCAACGGTGACGGTCTCTCCGAAATCTGGGCCCGAGACAAGATCACGGGCAAGGTGCATCAGTACACCAGCCGCAAGAGCACCGACGAGTTCGGCGGCGTCAGCGCCGATCTCACTGTCTACGCCGATGCAGCAGTACGCACGAGTTCCCTCGGAACCGTCCCCGCCGGCACCTACCCGATGCCGCTCAGCAACGGTGACTTCGAAAGTGACGGCTTCGCAGATCTCTACGCGCTGAGCACCGACGGCCTGCTGTACGAGTTCCCGGGCCGGGCGATGCAGAACGGCTCTGCCTTCGGCGAGCCGCGCCTCCTGGCCAAGATTGGCACCCCCTGGAACGAGTGCGAGGCCATCGAGGGCACGCACACCGGGGGCAAGCGCAGCCTGTGCGGTCCCGTCCTGGCCAAGTTCAAGGCACTTGGCGGGCTCACCTTCGGGCACCCGACCTCCGACGTCGTCGTCACACCGGACGGCAAGGGTCGCTACATCCACCTGAAGAACTCCGGTGGCACAGAGGACCGCTCCATCTACTGGAGCCCGGAAACCGGGGCCTGGTCTATCCAGGGCGGTATTCGCAACAAGTGGTCCGAGATGCTCCGCGAGTCCGGCACCCTGGGATACCCCACCTCCGACGAGATGGTGACCCCCGGCGGAACCGGGTGGGTCAACACCTTCAGCAAGAACGGCGCCAAGAGCGCCCTCTACTGCTCCACGGCAACCGGCAGTCAGCCGGTCAGGGGTGCAATCTACGAGTCATTCCTCAGGCTCGGCGGAGTAAGCGTGTTCGGGTTCCCCATGGACGCGGAGGCCCCGACCAGCCCCAAGGCCGGCGCACACCAGCACTTCAAAGCAGTCGGTGCCTCGGCGGTCACGACGACCTTCTTCTGGAGCAGCTCCACGGGCGCCTGGCCCGTCAGCAACGCGAACCGCACCAAGTACTCCGCGGAGAACTCGGAGAACGGCTGGCTCGGCTTTCCAACCTCAGCCGAGTACGGAACGAACAACGCATCGATCCGGTCGGACTTCGAGGGCGGTTACATCAAGTGGAACCGTCGCAGCTACACCACTACGGCCCACAAGCCGAACGATCGCACGGCACACCTGCGCACCGACCTCGGCGGTGACGTCAACGGCGACAAGCGCAGCGATCTCGTTACGGTCTACGACTACGGCAACGAGACCACTGGCCTTTACGTCCTGGACGCCAAGCAGGACGGTGGGCTCGCCGAACCCCGAGAGCTCTGGACCAGCGGTGCCGGGAATTTCAACGCCGGCAATGCGAAGTGGGCCACCGGCGATTTCAACGGTGACAAGCGCACCGACGTCGCGGCTCTCTACGCCTACGGCGACGGACGCAACGCCCTCTTCACCTGGTTCAGCACGCCCGACGGCGGTCTGACCACACCCGGTACGCCCCTGCAGATCCCGTCTGGCAAGTGGGACTGGAACAAGGTGGCCGTGCTCGCGGGCGACTTCGACGGCGACAAGCGCGCCGACGTGGCCGTCGTCCATGACCACGGCGGTGGATCCACCGGCACGACCACCTTCACGAGCAAGCCGGACGGTACCTTCAACGCCGGGCTCGACAGCTGGCGCTCGGCCAGCGGCTGGCACAACGCCGCCGCGCAGTACCAAGTGGTCGATTCCAACGGCGACGGTCGTTCCGACATCGCCGCCGTGTACTTCAACGGCACGGTCGAGACGGCGATGTGGACCTTCAAGGCGAAGGCGGACGGCGGCTTCGAAGCGCCGTTCAAGTCCTGGTCCGCGACAGGCCAGGCATTCCAGTCCGCCCGCATCGAGTCCACCGGAGGGGACTACAACGGCGACGGCCGCGGTGACCTGGCCATCGTCTATGACTACAGCGGCGCCACCGGCACCCACACCTTCACCGCCAAGCCCGACGGAGGCTTCAACGTCCCCCTCGCGAGCTGGAAGTCCGGTGACGGTAACTGGTGGGCCATCAGCAGCGGCGCCCCGATCTCCGGGGACACCGACGGTGACGGCCGGGCGGACATCGTCATGATGTATAATTACGCGGCCGGCGACACCAGGGCCTTCACCCTGACCAGCCGACCCGACGGCGGCTTCGACGGCGTCCGCGCATCCTGGTACGCCGCACCTGGCATGTGGTAG
- a CDS encoding transposase produces the protein MANRKPRRPRRQFTPEFKAEIVELRRSGDRSVPEVVKDFDLTETAMRLWVAQAQGQESEPRAQESDLELNERAELAALQWENRRLRDDVEIPKRATAFFAREAR, from the coding sequence ATGGCGAACAGGAAGCCGCGGAGGCCGCGGCGGCAGTTCACGCCGGAGTTCAAGGCGGAGATCGTGGAGTTGCGCCGGAGTGGTGACAGGTCGGTGCCCGAGGTCGTCAAGGACTTCGATCTCACCGAGACAGCCATGCGGTTGTGGGTGGCTCAGGCGCAGGGACAGGAGAGCGAGCCCAGGGCCCAGGAGAGCGATCTGGAGCTGAATGAGCGCGCCGAGCTGGCCGCTCTTCAGTGGGAGAACCGCCGTCTACGAGATGACGTCGAGATCCCCAAGCGGGCCACGGCCTTCTTCGCGAGGGAGGCCCGGTGA
- a CDS encoding IS5 family transposase, whose protein sequence is MSHSGVPAPSASSSGMSCDCLAHRLGNAADQPDRTRRYGSDLTDAEWAIVRPLLPVPAWLNGQGGRPEGYCHRQLLDAVRYLVAEGVRWASLPIDFPKWRAVYRFFRRWRDNDYIKELYGRLRKMLRELAGKKEEPTAAIIDSQSVKADATVGAATRGYDAGKKINGRKRHIAVDALGLLLVVLVTAASVKDNDVGRDLLERLRADHHRITLVWADGGYTGWLVAFAHTVLALALTVVKRSDDAAGFVVLPRRWVVERSFSHLIRARRLARDYETRIDSAEAMAWWAASIPATRRLARSGRPAPRRVKRSAA, encoded by the coding sequence GTGTCCCACTCTGGCGTGCCTGCTCCGTCCGCGTCCAGCTCCGGCATGTCGTGCGATTGCCTCGCACACCGGCTCGGGAACGCCGCCGACCAGCCGGACCGGACCCGCCGCTACGGCTCCGACCTCACCGACGCGGAGTGGGCGATCGTGCGGCCGCTGCTGCCGGTCCCGGCCTGGCTGAACGGACAAGGGGGCCGCCCCGAGGGCTACTGCCACCGCCAACTGCTCGATGCGGTGCGCTACCTGGTCGCCGAGGGCGTGCGCTGGGCCAGTCTGCCGATCGACTTCCCCAAATGGCGGGCCGTCTACCGGTTCTTCCGCCGCTGGCGCGACAACGACTACATCAAGGAACTCTACGGCCGGCTGCGCAAGATGCTGCGCGAGCTGGCCGGGAAGAAGGAAGAGCCGACCGCCGCGATCATCGACTCCCAGTCTGTCAAGGCCGACGCGACCGTCGGCGCGGCCACCCGCGGCTACGACGCCGGGAAGAAGATCAACGGAAGGAAGCGGCACATCGCGGTGGACGCTCTGGGTCTGCTGCTGGTCGTGCTGGTCACCGCCGCCTCGGTCAAGGACAACGACGTCGGCCGAGACCTCCTCGAACGCCTGCGCGCCGACCACCACCGCATCACCCTGGTCTGGGCCGACGGCGGCTACACCGGCTGGCTGGTCGCCTTCGCCCACACCGTCCTGGCCCTCGCGCTGACCGTCGTCAAGCGCAGTGACGACGCCGCCGGGTTCGTGGTGCTGCCGCGCCGCTGGGTCGTGGAGCGCAGTTTCTCCCACCTGATCCGGGCCCGGCGCCTCGCCCGGGACTACGAGACCCGCATCGACAGCGCCGAGGCGATGGCCTGGTGGGCCGCGAGCATCCCGGCCACCCGCCGCCTGGCCCGCTCCGGCCGGCCGGCGCCCCGCCGCGTCAAGCGGTCCGCGGCCTGA
- a CDS encoding XRE family transcriptional regulator, whose translation MMGSQGLDPPTVAAGLLDDERMLKALAERDMGTLFTLLNTRGVSTRKLAAAADISQGRLYDYMNGNCRVEKLSVFEQIADGLRIPGHLLGLARRPWEPAPEPSAPAISDLPADTSDLEAIDAFRDADRRSGGGLLYAAVTRHLTDQIAPRLVDTASGPGVFAAAAAITEMAGWMAHDSAHDDLAVKHLTRALPLARVSGDAPLAANIAASTSHLTLHTNDRPGAARWARTGLHLAAQGPRIPALTARLHTMTARALAAAAQHSPARQALDQAEAAIAEPADAVHPWLSPFDTAALASESALILKDLGRYDQALGQAEYALALREAGRARSLALTRITLADIHIRRGDLTAAVKVGHDLLATSPTLSSVRVIQQLDDLRRRLEPHTAYGPVGQYLVRFDDARRARSS comes from the coding sequence ATGATGGGCAGTCAGGGACTGGATCCGCCGACTGTCGCCGCCGGCCTACTCGACGACGAGCGCATGCTCAAGGCCCTGGCCGAGCGGGACATGGGCACCCTGTTCACGCTCCTCAACACCCGCGGCGTGAGCACACGCAAGCTCGCCGCCGCCGCGGACATCAGCCAGGGCCGCCTCTACGACTACATGAACGGCAACTGCCGCGTGGAGAAGCTCTCGGTATTCGAGCAAATCGCCGACGGACTCCGCATCCCCGGCCACCTCCTCGGCCTTGCCCGCAGGCCCTGGGAACCCGCGCCCGAGCCCTCAGCGCCGGCCATCAGCGATCTGCCCGCGGACACCAGTGATCTTGAGGCGATCGACGCGTTCCGCGACGCGGACCGCCGAAGCGGCGGCGGCCTTCTCTACGCGGCCGTGACCCGGCACCTGACAGACCAGATCGCACCCCGCCTCGTCGACACCGCCAGCGGTCCCGGCGTCTTCGCGGCGGCCGCGGCCATCACCGAGATGGCCGGCTGGATGGCCCACGACTCCGCCCACGACGACCTCGCCGTCAAACACCTCACCCGCGCGCTCCCGCTCGCCAGGGTCTCCGGCGACGCACCGCTCGCCGCCAACATCGCCGCGAGCACCAGCCACCTCACCCTGCACACCAACGACCGACCGGGAGCAGCCCGCTGGGCCAGGACCGGTTTACACCTTGCCGCCCAGGGTCCCCGCATCCCCGCCCTCACCGCGCGCCTGCACACCATGACCGCCCGCGCCCTGGCCGCAGCAGCCCAGCACTCCCCCGCCCGGCAAGCCCTCGACCAGGCCGAAGCGGCCATCGCGGAACCTGCGGACGCTGTACACCCCTGGCTCAGCCCGTTCGACACCGCCGCGCTGGCCAGCGAATCCGCGCTGATCCTCAAAGACCTCGGCCGCTACGATCAGGCTCTCGGCCAGGCCGAGTATGCCCTCGCCCTGCGCGAGGCAGGCCGTGCCCGCTCCCTGGCCCTGACCCGGATCACCCTGGCCGACATCCATATCCGCCGCGGCGACCTCACCGCCGCTGTGAAGGTCGGCCACGACCTCCTCGCCACCAGCCCCACTCTCAGCTCCGTACGCGTCATCCAACAGCTCGACGACCTGCGCCGCCGCCTCGAACCCCACACGGCGTACGGGCCGGTCGGCCAGTACCTGGTGCGATTCGACGACGCGCGCCGGGCCAGAAGCTCCTGA
- a CDS encoding IS3 family transposase, translating to MRLNSAPGPRAVRDRELTEQITQVHARSRGTYGAPRVHAVLKGQGQACGRRRVARLMRAVGL from the coding sequence ATGCGCCTGAACAGCGCGCCAGGGCCTCGGGCTGTCCGCGATCGGGAACTGACCGAGCAGATCACCCAGGTGCACGCCCGCTCACGCGGCACATATGGCGCCCCACGCGTCCACGCCGTTCTCAAAGGCCAGGGCCAGGCCTGCGGCCGGCGCAGGGTTGCACGCCTGATGAGGGCAGTCGGGCTTTAG
- a CDS encoding NUDIX hydrolase, giving the protein MRPTPDDPDAWYAYLAEGNRTQARKRVAADALIRNRAGHVLLVKPTYKPGWDLPGGMAEANEAPEAALARELREELGLDAALRGLLVVDWVPPHGPWDDQLSFVFDAGTLDDDEAARVRPQDDELSEAAFLPIDKALVLLRNRMRNRLAAAVQARKAGRPVYLHDGHSNLPTQLDPS; this is encoded by the coding sequence ATGAGGCCCACGCCCGATGACCCCGATGCCTGGTACGCCTACCTCGCCGAGGGCAACCGCACCCAGGCCCGCAAACGCGTCGCGGCCGACGCACTGATCCGCAATCGGGCTGGCCACGTGCTCCTGGTCAAGCCCACCTACAAGCCTGGCTGGGACCTGCCCGGCGGAATGGCCGAGGCCAACGAGGCGCCCGAAGCCGCTCTCGCACGCGAACTGCGCGAGGAACTCGGCCTGGACGCAGCTCTCCGCGGACTCCTCGTCGTCGACTGGGTGCCACCCCACGGCCCGTGGGACGACCAGCTCTCCTTCGTTTTCGACGCCGGAACCCTGGATGACGACGAAGCCGCCCGAGTCCGCCCGCAAGACGACGAGCTCTCCGAAGCCGCTTTCCTCCCCATCGATAAAGCCCTCGTACTTCTTCGCAACCGGATGCGGAACCGGCTCGCCGCCGCCGTCCAGGCCCGCAAGGCCGGGCGTCCCGTGTATCTGCACGACGGCCACTCAAACCTCCCCACGCAGCTGGATCCCAGCTGA
- a CDS encoding DDE-type integrase/transposase/recombinase produces the protein MQRDFAPGRETATARWCGDITYIPTGQGWLYLATVIDISTRKVIGWATADHLGTSLAADALKAACRQRRPQDPVIFHSDRGMH, from the coding sequence CTGCAACGCGACTTCGCTCCGGGCCGGGAGACTGCCACGGCCCGCTGGTGCGGAGACATCACCTACATCCCCACCGGCCAGGGCTGGCTCTACCTCGCCACCGTCATCGACATCTCCACCCGCAAGGTCATCGGTTGGGCCACCGCCGACCACCTGGGCACCTCCCTGGCCGCCGACGCCCTCAAAGCCGCTTGCCGCCAACGGCGACCCCAAGACCCGGTGATCTTCCATTCCGACCGCGGAATGCATTAG